The Streptomyces sp. NBC_01775 genome includes a region encoding these proteins:
- a CDS encoding winged helix DNA-binding domain-containing protein, protein MTTQPQPAATRPCLTWPQANARRLARGYLTTPAPDAVGLPEIAGVMLGAHAQVLSAAEVSLAMRAAPGTTRAHVRHALWTEHSLVKTYGPRGTVHLLATEDLPMWTGALSATPRPAGMRMKGTDGAVLLDADQLAAVVAAIGDALADAELTVDELTEAVAARAGGWAADRVMSAFQDNWPRWRAATAYAAHAGALCFGHNRGRKVTYTNPHRWLPGFRPLDADTALSALVRRYLHAYGPALPAHFAKWLAAPSGWANGVFEAMESAGELERVTLEAGPVEAWRVAGDTGYVGVGGYVGVGGYVGPTDEAGASAPAAPGVRLLPYFDAFSIASHPRELLFPGRAYERALTGGQAGNYPVLLIDGTVAGVWHQRRAGRRLHVTVEPLGALGAAHRTALEDEVARLAHIQEAEAELTVGPVTVGPHA, encoded by the coding sequence ATGACGACGCAGCCGCAGCCCGCCGCCACCCGCCCGTGCCTGACCTGGCCCCAGGCCAACGCCCGCCGCCTCGCCCGCGGTTATCTCACCACCCCGGCGCCGGACGCGGTAGGCCTCCCGGAGATCGCGGGCGTCATGCTGGGCGCGCACGCGCAGGTGCTGTCGGCGGCGGAGGTGTCGCTGGCGATGCGGGCGGCGCCCGGCACGACCCGTGCCCACGTACGCCACGCGCTGTGGACCGAGCACAGCCTGGTCAAGACGTACGGCCCACGCGGCACGGTGCATCTGCTGGCGACCGAGGACCTGCCGATGTGGACGGGCGCGCTGTCGGCGACACCCCGTCCGGCCGGCATGCGGATGAAGGGCACCGACGGGGCCGTGCTGCTGGACGCCGACCAGCTCGCCGCCGTCGTCGCCGCGATCGGGGACGCGCTCGCGGACGCCGAGCTGACCGTGGACGAGCTGACGGAGGCCGTCGCCGCGCGGGCGGGCGGCTGGGCCGCCGACCGGGTCATGAGCGCCTTCCAGGACAACTGGCCCCGCTGGCGGGCCGCGACGGCGTACGCCGCGCACGCCGGTGCGCTGTGCTTCGGGCACAACCGGGGACGCAAGGTCACGTACACCAACCCGCACCGCTGGCTGCCCGGCTTCCGGCCCCTGGACGCGGACACGGCGCTGAGCGCGCTCGTCCGCCGCTATCTGCACGCCTACGGCCCGGCGCTCCCGGCCCACTTCGCCAAGTGGCTCGCGGCGCCGAGCGGCTGGGCGAACGGTGTCTTCGAGGCGATGGAGAGCGCCGGTGAGCTGGAACGGGTGACGTTGGAGGCGGGGCCGGTCGAGGCGTGGCGGGTCGCGGGCGACACCGGATACGTCGGGGTCGGCGGGTACGTCGGGGTCGGCGGGTACGTCGGGCCCACGGATGAGGCCGGGGCTTCCGCTCCGGCGGCACCGGGCGTGCGGCTGCTGCCCTACTTCGACGCGTTCAGCATCGCCTCCCACCCCCGTGAGCTGCTGTTTCCCGGGCGCGCCTACGAGCGGGCCCTCACGGGCGGGCAGGCGGGCAACTATCCCGTTCTGCTGATCGACGGGACGGTGGCGGGCGTCTGGCACCAGCGCCGCGCGGGGCGCCGTCTCCACGTGACCGTCGAGCCGCTGGGCGCTCTCGGCGCGGCGCACCGGACGGCACTGGAGGACGAGGTGGCGCGGCTGGCGCACATACAGGAGGCCGAGGCCGAACTGACCGTAGGGCCGGTGACGGTGGGACCGCACGCCTGA
- a CDS encoding MarR family winged helix-turn-helix transcriptional regulator — protein MSDTTSSELPNAARDGRLSYTIFQLARAHRAHAAAMLRALNLHPGQELLLMQLFDHDGQTQAELLERAGLDHSTVSKSLRRMQEAGLLTREPAPHDRRVMVVSLTDAGRALQEPIADMWRTLEQISVRDLTPDQVEMFTTCAHTIEKSLRDLSQ, from the coding sequence ATGTCCGACACCACCTCATCGGAGCTGCCGAACGCGGCGCGCGACGGACGATTGAGCTACACCATCTTCCAGCTCGCCCGCGCCCACCGCGCCCACGCCGCCGCCATGCTGCGCGCCCTGAACCTGCACCCGGGACAGGAACTGCTGCTGATGCAGCTCTTCGACCACGACGGCCAGACACAGGCAGAACTGCTTGAGCGTGCCGGCCTCGACCACTCCACCGTCTCCAAGTCACTGCGCCGCATGCAGGAGGCCGGACTGCTCACCCGGGAGCCCGCTCCCCACGACCGGCGGGTCATGGTGGTCAGCCTCACCGATGCCGGCCGCGCCCTTCAGGAGCCCATCGCCGACATGTGGCGCACCCTGGAGCAGATTTCCGTGCGCGATCTGACCCCTGACCAGGTCGAGATGTTCACCACGTGTGCGCACACCATCGAGAAGTCGCTCAGGGACCTCAGCCAGTAG
- a CDS encoding NADP-dependent oxidoreductase, producing the protein MKAIVFDTFGGTEVLRETEIDIPQPGPGQVRVRVQAVGVNPVDGKIRSGVMEAIFPTTLPAVPGGEIAGVVDAVGEDNDHLKVGDEVLGWSDTGSYAQYALAPAAVLAPKPAGLDWTHAAALPVASDAAERVLDLLDVTSGETLLIHGASGALGTIAVQLAVARGARVIGTAGAANQEYVTSLGATALVYGDNLVQRVRELAREGVDAVFDAAGKGALEDSILLRGGTGRIVTTADFRARELGIVFAEGPQRRSAARLAELAQQAADGTLVTTLSATYPLAEAAKAQQASDAGHNRGKLVLIVN; encoded by the coding sequence ATGAAGGCCATTGTTTTCGACACGTTCGGCGGCACCGAGGTCCTGCGCGAGACGGAGATCGACATTCCTCAGCCCGGCCCCGGCCAGGTCCGTGTGCGTGTACAGGCTGTCGGCGTCAACCCGGTGGACGGCAAGATCCGCTCCGGTGTCATGGAAGCCATCTTCCCCACCACGCTGCCCGCCGTGCCGGGCGGGGAGATCGCCGGTGTGGTCGACGCCGTCGGCGAGGACAACGACCACCTCAAGGTGGGGGACGAGGTCCTGGGCTGGTCCGACACCGGCTCCTACGCCCAGTACGCCCTGGCACCCGCGGCCGTCCTCGCGCCCAAGCCGGCCGGCCTGGACTGGACACACGCCGCCGCCCTGCCCGTGGCGAGCGACGCTGCCGAACGCGTGCTGGACCTGCTCGACGTCACCTCGGGTGAAACGCTGCTGATCCACGGAGCGTCCGGCGCGCTCGGCACCATCGCCGTCCAGCTCGCCGTCGCACGCGGCGCCCGCGTTATCGGCACTGCCGGAGCCGCCAACCAGGAGTACGTCACCTCGCTCGGCGCGACCGCGCTGGTCTACGGGGACAACCTGGTCCAGCGAGTCCGCGAGCTCGCCCGCGAAGGGGTGGACGCTGTCTTCGACGCCGCGGGCAAGGGCGCACTGGAGGACTCCATCCTCCTGCGTGGCGGCACCGGCCGGATCGTCACCACCGCGGACTTCCGCGCCCGCGAACTCGGCATCGTCTTCGCCGAGGGCCCGCAGCGCCGCTCCGCCGCGCGGCTGGCCGAACTGGCCCAGCAGGCCGCCGACGGCACACTGGTGACCACCCTCAGCGCCACCTACCCGCTGGCAGAAGCCGCCAAGGCGCAGCAGGCCAGCGATGCCGGCCACAACCGTGGCAAGCTCGTCCTCATCGTCAACTGA
- a CDS encoding OmpA family protein, translated as MVFTRPGLTRVVACSSFSAALVLGMSVSVAQAKSPAPRPSPSVPDIATKYPTDNPTTIPTGQAPSLPGETGPGDKGFSEPPDNMSDSKPSQKLDPQAKGLRLAGGAKLADPKVLDIKFVTEDLGGEERREDSKERTKFTLQAEVLFPKDRSTLNSGAKARIKTIADEIEKQKSTEVNVFGFTDDLGSYDHGKTLSKKRATQVQTELSRQLGSDVSFNVRGYSEDYPVADNGTEEGRTKNRRVEVSFPRED; from the coding sequence ATGGTCTTCACCCGGCCCGGCCTGACCCGGGTCGTCGCATGCTCGTCGTTCTCGGCGGCTCTGGTCCTGGGCATGAGCGTCTCGGTGGCACAGGCGAAGAGCCCCGCGCCACGTCCTTCCCCCTCCGTCCCCGATATCGCCACGAAGTATCCGACGGACAACCCCACCACCATCCCCACCGGCCAGGCGCCCTCGCTGCCGGGGGAGACGGGGCCGGGGGACAAGGGGTTCAGCGAGCCGCCGGACAATATGTCGGACTCCAAGCCGTCGCAGAAGCTCGACCCGCAGGCGAAAGGGCTGCGGCTGGCGGGCGGGGCGAAATTGGCGGATCCCAAGGTGCTGGACATCAAGTTCGTGACCGAGGACCTGGGCGGCGAGGAGCGCCGGGAGGACAGCAAGGAGAGGACGAAGTTCACGCTTCAGGCGGAAGTCCTTTTCCCGAAGGACCGCTCCACGCTGAACAGCGGTGCGAAGGCCCGCATCAAGACGATCGCCGACGAGATCGAGAAACAGAAGAGCACGGAGGTCAACGTCTTCGGCTTCACCGACGACCTCGGCTCCTACGATCACGGCAAAACGCTCTCCAAGAAGCGTGCGACACAGGTCCAGACGGAACTCTCCCGTCAATTGGGCTCGGACGTCAGCTTCAACGTGCGCGGCTACAGCGAGGATTACCCGGTCGCCGACAACGGCACGGAAGAGGGCCGCACGAAGAACCGCCGGGTCGAGGTCTCCTTCCCCCGCGAGGACTGA